In Streptomyces canus, one DNA window encodes the following:
- a CDS encoding amidase, whose amino-acid sequence MTDRLWEMSATELAAAYRSRAVSPVEAVEAVLARIEAVEPVINAFVTTVPEQALAAARAAERRLLSEPAEDLPALLGVPVSVKDLTDTAGVRTTYGSVHYKDHVPDKDALGWARLKAAGAVLVGKTCTPEFGMLGVTESPLTGVTNNPWNPAMTAGGSSGGAAAAVAAGCAPLAWGSDGGGSIRIPASCCGVVGLKASMGRIPVYGEADVYGSVDTAGPLTRTVADCVLMLQATAGPDPHDPLSLPASPAPFTDALRDLSLRGLRIAYSPDLGHGHVASQVLRLVEEAGAVLTDVLGASVWPVEVDLPDPVQYFQDFWAPAFAVGLRDLVEAHGWDPASSHPMISEIASLASTRSAVDYWRTSVQTRGRIAEGFAAVFAEYDLLITPTMPNTVFPHPGPAGGPAQNEGHLVAVPGIDFHRLTEPASHAGLPAISVPCGFDSDGLPVGLQIIGPHHADAAVLQAAVAFEQATAWHTRRPPLPAPSATPSASDGAL is encoded by the coding sequence ATGACTGACCGACTGTGGGAGATGTCCGCGACCGAGCTCGCGGCCGCCTACCGGAGCCGTGCGGTGTCCCCGGTGGAGGCGGTCGAGGCGGTGCTGGCGCGCATCGAGGCCGTTGAGCCGGTCATCAACGCCTTCGTGACCACCGTCCCCGAGCAGGCGCTGGCCGCCGCCCGTGCGGCGGAACGCAGGCTGCTGAGCGAACCGGCCGAGGACCTGCCCGCCCTGCTGGGTGTGCCGGTCTCGGTGAAGGACCTGACCGACACCGCCGGGGTCCGCACGACGTACGGCTCTGTGCACTACAAGGACCACGTGCCGGACAAGGACGCGCTCGGCTGGGCGCGGCTGAAGGCCGCCGGAGCCGTGCTCGTGGGCAAGACCTGCACTCCTGAGTTCGGGATGCTGGGCGTCACCGAGAGCCCGCTGACCGGGGTCACCAACAATCCCTGGAACCCCGCGATGACCGCGGGCGGCTCCAGCGGTGGTGCGGCGGCCGCGGTGGCCGCGGGCTGCGCTCCACTGGCCTGGGGCAGCGACGGCGGCGGGTCGATCCGTATCCCCGCCTCCTGCTGCGGCGTCGTCGGCCTGAAGGCGTCGATGGGCCGTATCCCGGTCTACGGCGAAGCCGACGTCTACGGCTCCGTCGACACCGCGGGCCCTCTCACCCGCACGGTCGCCGACTGCGTCCTGATGCTCCAGGCCACGGCCGGTCCCGACCCGCACGACCCGCTCTCCCTGCCGGCCTCGCCCGCCCCCTTCACGGACGCCCTGCGCGATCTGTCGCTGCGGGGTCTGCGCATCGCCTACAGCCCCGACCTCGGCCACGGTCACGTTGCCTCGCAGGTGCTGCGGCTGGTCGAGGAGGCGGGCGCGGTCCTCACCGACGTGCTGGGGGCGTCGGTGTGGCCGGTGGAGGTCGACCTGCCCGACCCGGTCCAGTACTTCCAGGACTTCTGGGCGCCGGCGTTCGCGGTGGGCCTGCGGGATCTGGTCGAGGCTCACGGCTGGGACCCCGCCTCCTCCCACCCGATGATCTCGGAGATCGCGTCACTCGCGTCCACGAGGTCGGCGGTCGACTACTGGCGGACCTCGGTCCAGACCAGAGGACGCATCGCTGAGGGGTTCGCCGCCGTCTTCGCCGAGTACGACCTGCTGATCACCCCCACCATGCCGAACACCGTCTTTCCCCACCCCGGCCCCGCCGGAGGACCGGCGCAGAACGAGGGCCACCTGGTCGCGGTCCCCGGTATCGACTTCCACCGTCTGACGGAGCCCGCCAGCCACGCGGGCCTGCCCGCCATCTCCGTGCCCTGTGGCTTCGACTCCGACGGCCTTCCCGTCGGTCTCCAGATCATCGGCCCCCACCACGCCGATGCCGCCGTACTCCAGGCAGCCGTCGCCTTCGAGCAGGCGACCGCCTGGCACACCCGCCGCCCCCCGCTCCCCGCCCCCTCCGCCACTCCGTCGGCCTCAGACGGCGCCCTGTAA
- a CDS encoding acetate--CoA ligase family protein has product MPEYPSRPDGLTALLRPRSVVVLGASAKKRASGNDVLRNLRQAGYDGDLHVVHPVASSVEGLEAVPDIGALPTGIDAAVVSLPTPAVLDALRGLEKAGCRSALVPTAGLDAATALEVARFAAASDMMVHGPNCMGVINLTDRVPLWISDSGITRLPAGNVALVAQSGSAAIFIAHSTGPVRYSKIVSTGGEYGATTAAYLSWLARDPATTAAGVLLESIKDVPSFVEGVAAMRAARKPVVVLKVGRSSVGSAATTAHTGALIGSGAAYQALFDQLDLPVVTDYDEMAAVLQCLAVPELPAATGTRVGVITISGGQAALTADLAADRGLTIPRFAEATARGLESAMPGALGHNPFDAGGSVEYPDGGFRRSVELIAADDAVDSVLVVLDAQATMTDAETDYEADEFRAARAVAESAPGKPVVVASSSALSVQPRCEEQAGPAVPVLRGIGNALVALQALARNRQPVADGVRPGARWHPEAEAVEALKEEVAQHRGALSADLTRRLLALYGLPLVESAVVPDADAAVRWADEHGYPLVVKVSSPDVPHRSDVGGVVLGVADEAALRQAVEDIAARVGAAHPEAVIEGFEIQQQVAADSTEALLGFVADPVFGAVTTVGTGGTLVELYADTASALSPVGPDEAAALINRTRLGTLLGGYRNLLPKTDTSPLADAAHRLSLLGTDFAGLLTEADLNPAFVQHGTGRVLIADSLLVARND; this is encoded by the coding sequence ATGCCCGAGTACCCTTCCCGCCCCGATGGTCTGACGGCCCTGCTGCGCCCCAGATCCGTCGTCGTCCTGGGCGCCTCGGCCAAGAAGCGGGCCAGCGGCAATGACGTCCTGCGCAACCTGCGGCAGGCCGGTTACGACGGAGACCTGCACGTCGTGCACCCGGTGGCATCCTCGGTCGAGGGGCTGGAGGCGGTCCCGGACATCGGTGCACTGCCGACCGGTATCGACGCCGCCGTCGTGTCGCTGCCGACCCCGGCCGTCCTGGACGCCCTGCGCGGTCTGGAGAAGGCGGGCTGCCGTTCCGCGCTGGTGCCGACGGCCGGTCTCGACGCCGCCACGGCCCTGGAGGTCGCCCGGTTCGCCGCGGCGAGCGACATGATGGTCCACGGCCCGAACTGCATGGGCGTCATCAACCTCACCGACCGGGTACCCCTGTGGATCAGTGACAGCGGAATCACCCGGCTACCGGCGGGCAACGTGGCCCTGGTCGCGCAGTCGGGATCCGCCGCCATCTTCATCGCCCACTCGACCGGTCCGGTCCGCTACTCGAAGATCGTCTCGACCGGCGGGGAATACGGCGCCACCACCGCGGCCTACCTTTCGTGGCTGGCCCGCGACCCGGCCACGACCGCCGCCGGGGTGCTCCTGGAGTCCATCAAGGACGTGCCCTCCTTCGTCGAGGGCGTGGCCGCGATGCGCGCCGCACGCAAGCCCGTAGTGGTCCTCAAGGTGGGCCGCAGCAGTGTCGGATCCGCCGCGACGACAGCACACACCGGAGCCCTGATCGGCAGTGGCGCGGCCTACCAGGCACTGTTCGATCAGCTGGATCTGCCGGTGGTGACGGACTACGACGAGATGGCGGCGGTACTTCAGTGCCTGGCCGTACCGGAGCTTCCCGCGGCGACCGGCACCAGGGTGGGCGTGATCACCATCTCGGGCGGTCAGGCCGCGCTGACCGCCGACCTCGCGGCCGACCGGGGCCTGACGATCCCGCGTTTCGCCGAGGCGACGGCGCGTGGCCTGGAGTCCGCGATGCCGGGTGCGCTGGGCCACAACCCCTTTGACGCTGGTGGGAGCGTGGAATACCCCGACGGTGGCTTCCGGCGGTCCGTCGAGCTGATCGCCGCCGATGACGCCGTGGACTCCGTGCTGGTCGTCCTGGACGCGCAGGCGACGATGACCGATGCCGAGACCGACTACGAGGCCGACGAGTTCCGCGCCGCGAGAGCGGTCGCCGAGAGTGCGCCGGGCAAGCCGGTCGTCGTGGCGTCGAGCTCCGCGCTCAGCGTGCAGCCGCGGTGCGAGGAACAGGCCGGTCCGGCCGTCCCCGTGCTGCGCGGGATCGGAAATGCCCTGGTCGCGCTCCAGGCACTGGCCCGCAACCGGCAGCCGGTGGCGGACGGTGTCCGGCCCGGAGCACGGTGGCACCCCGAGGCCGAGGCCGTGGAGGCCTTGAAGGAAGAGGTCGCACAGCACCGGGGCGCACTGTCGGCGGACCTCACCCGGCGGCTGCTCGCGCTGTACGGCCTGCCGCTCGTGGAGTCCGCCGTCGTCCCGGACGCCGACGCGGCCGTGCGGTGGGCGGACGAGCACGGCTACCCCCTGGTGGTGAAGGTCTCCTCACCGGACGTGCCGCACCGCTCGGACGTCGGGGGAGTGGTCCTCGGAGTAGCCGACGAAGCGGCGCTCAGGCAGGCCGTCGAGGACATCGCCGCCCGGGTGGGCGCCGCCCACCCCGAGGCCGTCATCGAGGGCTTCGAGATCCAGCAGCAGGTGGCCGCGGACAGCACCGAGGCGCTGCTCGGATTCGTCGCCGACCCTGTCTTCGGCGCCGTCACCACCGTCGGCACAGGTGGCACACTCGTGGAGCTGTACGCCGACACCGCCTCCGCGCTCTCGCCGGTCGGCCCGGACGAGGCCGCCGCACTGATCAACCGCACCCGGCTGGGCACCCTCCTCGGCGGCTACCGCAACCTCCTGCCCAAGACGGACACGAGCCCGCTCGCCGACGCCGCCCACCGGCTCTCGCTCCTCGGCACCGACTTCGCCGGCCTGCTCACGGAGGCCGACCTCAATCCCGCGTTCGTGCAGCACGGCACCGGACGCGTCCTGATCGCCGACTCCCTCCTGGTGGCCCGCAATGACTGA